Proteins encoded in a region of the Mucilaginibacter sabulilitoris genome:
- a CDS encoding 3-keto-disaccharide hydrolase produces the protein MKKTSCLFLFSCLALLDFTGVKKPAGASDAHNGWKKLFNGHDLNDWFVKINHHLVGENFGNTFRVENGMIKISYDQYGDFNDQFGHLYYKTPFSYYHLRFEYRFVGKQQKGAPDYTLLNSGVMFHSQDPRTMLKDQDWPISIEMQLLGGFGDGKLRPTGNMCSPGTDVVYKGIISPDHCISSSSKTYDGEQWVKGELIVQGNKLITHIINGDTVLQYSRPTVGGGVAHGYDPKYKQDGKLLSAGFIALQSEGQPVDFRNIEIKQLPNTDR, from the coding sequence ATGAAAAAAACATCCTGTCTTTTTTTATTTTCCTGCCTCGCCCTATTGGACTTTACCGGTGTAAAAAAACCGGCCGGCGCCAGCGATGCCCATAACGGCTGGAAGAAGTTATTTAATGGCCATGACCTTAACGATTGGTTTGTCAAGATCAATCATCACCTGGTTGGCGAAAATTTTGGAAATACTTTTCGGGTGGAAAATGGCATGATCAAAATCAGCTATGACCAATATGGCGATTTCAACGATCAGTTTGGTCACCTGTATTACAAAACACCGTTTTCTTACTATCATCTGCGATTTGAGTACCGCTTTGTTGGTAAGCAGCAAAAAGGGGCGCCGGATTACACCCTTCTTAATAGCGGCGTCATGTTTCATTCACAGGATCCACGGACCATGCTCAAAGATCAGGACTGGCCCATCTCGATAGAAATGCAGTTATTAGGCGGCTTTGGTGACGGAAAGCTGAGACCAACGGGAAATATGTGCTCACCGGGCACTGATGTTGTCTACAAAGGAATCATTTCGCCTGATCATTGTATCAGCTCCTCTTCAAAAACTTACGACGGCGAGCAGTGGGTAAAGGGGGAACTGATCGTTCAGGGCAACAAATTAATTACACATATCATCAACGGCGATACCGTGCTGCAATATTCCAGGCCCACCGTTGGGGGCGGCGTAGCGCATGGTTACGATCCTAAGTACAAACAGGATGGAAAATTATTAAGCGCCGGCTTTATCGCTTTGCAAAGTGAAGGGCAGCCTGTCGATTTCAGGAATATAGAGATCAAACAGTTACCGAAC